One genomic window of Bacillus mycoides includes the following:
- a CDS encoding TIGR03943 family putative permease subunit, giving the protein MFRAYILLGFTILIGQLHISGNITKYINMKYAYLSKTAAIILGFLTIIQIIIVFQKEHQKEKEKHDCSCDHSHCGHDHSKDENTWWKRTFSYTLFCFPIISGLFFPIATLDSDIVKAKGFHFPVAQAESKDPFMTRQFLRPDTSIYYGKEGYRGVMEKGKKEFVTKDNITLKDEDFLKGMETIYNYPGEFTGKTLSYKGFVFRDDSSKKEQYFLFRFGIIHCVADSGVYGMLVKKPEGVEWKNDDWIQVEGEISTEFYQPFHANIPVLEVTKWNKVEQPKEQYVFRGAD; this is encoded by the coding sequence ATGTTTCGAGCATATATATTACTAGGTTTCACAATTTTAATTGGTCAGCTTCATATTTCCGGTAACATTACGAAGTATATAAATATGAAGTATGCCTATTTATCAAAAACTGCAGCTATTATTTTAGGTTTCTTAACGATTATACAAATTATTATCGTTTTCCAGAAAGAGCATCAAAAGGAAAAAGAGAAACATGATTGCAGTTGTGATCATAGCCATTGTGGGCATGATCATTCGAAAGATGAAAATACATGGTGGAAACGAACGTTTTCTTATACTCTGTTCTGTTTTCCGATTATTTCAGGATTATTTTTCCCAATTGCAACATTAGATTCGGACATTGTTAAGGCGAAGGGGTTTCACTTTCCTGTTGCACAAGCGGAAAGTAAAGATCCATTTATGACAAGACAATTCTTAAGACCGGATACGAGTATTTATTACGGGAAAGAAGGATATCGTGGTGTAATGGAAAAAGGGAAGAAAGAGTTTGTTACGAAAGACAATATCACTTTAAAAGATGAAGATTTCTTAAAGGGTATGGAGACAATTTATAATTATCCTGGTGAATTTACTGGTAAAACCCTGTCTTATAAAGGATTTGTTTTCCGAGATGATTCTTCTAAAAAGGAACAATATTTCTTATTCCGTTTCGGTATTATACATTGTGTTGCGGATTCGGGTGTATATGGTATGTTAGTTAAAAAACCAGAAGGTGTAGAGTGGAAAAATGATGATTGGATTCAGGTGGAAGGAGAAATTTCAACTGAATTTTATCAGCCATTCCATGCAAATATTCCAGTGTTAGAAGTAACGAAATGGAATAAAGTTGAACAGCCGAAAGAACAATATGTATTTAGAGGAGCCGATTGA